From Fusarium oxysporum f. sp. lycopersici 4287 chromosome 10, whole genome shotgun sequence, the proteins below share one genomic window:
- a CDS encoding RNA polymerase II holoenzyme cyclin-like subunit has protein sequence MSANYWQSTQCRFWSFTKEQLATMRQKLEEDNAELVRMFPLPQQRHLYIYFNQQLIRLAKRLTIRQQSMATAQVYMKRFYSKVEIRRTNPYLVIATAIYLACKIEESPQHIRLIVTEARQMWGDLVAIDTSKLGECEFFMISEMRSQLIVFQPYRTITALRSELSLVDDEVQLARSVINDHFMTDLPLLYPPHIIAMVAILLALVLRPNNSGPGQNTSGAAAAAGLAAAQQALMRAQGQQAQGGMPEPAAVEPKEKRQQDRVSRVQKFAKWLVDSNVEIASMVDATQEIISFYECYEHYNDKLTREQINRFVKARGLDK, from the exons ATGTCAGCCAATTATTGGCAATCGACACAATGTCGCTTCTGGAGCTTCACCAAGGAGCAGCTCGCGACAATGCGAcagaagcttgaagaggaCAATGCCGAACTGGTGCGAATGTTTCCGCTTCCGCAGCAACGCCATTTGTACATATATTTTAATCAAC AATTGATACGGCTGGCGAAGCGATTAACGATTCGACAACAATCCATGGCCACGGCGCAGGTCTACATGAAGCGATTCTACTCCAAAGTCGAGATTCGCCGAACGAACCCATACCTCGTCATAGCGACCGCGATATACCTAGCCTGCAAAATAGAAGAGTCTCCTCAACATATTCGACTCATCGTGACAGAGGCGCGACAGATGTGGGGAGATCTCGTGGCCATCGACACGTCCAAGCTGGGCGAGTGTGAGTTCTTCATGATAAGCGAGATGCGATCACAGTTGATTGTATTCCAACCGTATCGAACGATCACAGCCTTGCGAAGCGAATTATCGTTGGTGGACGACGAAGTGCAACTGGCTCGCTCGGTCATCAACGATCACTTCATGACGGATCTTCCGCTCCTATACCCTCCACATATTATCGCCATGGTTGCCATCCTACTggccttggtgttgagaccTAATAACTCCGGTCCTGGCCAGAACACTTCAGGAGCGGCCGCCGCAGCAGGACTAGCAGCCGCTCAACAGGCGCTGATGCGAGCACAGGGCCAACAAGCACAAGGTGGAATGCCCGAGCCTGCTGCTGTAGAACCTAAGGAGAAGCGGCAACAAGATCGGGTGTCGCGGGTGCAAAAATTTGCGAAATGGCTGGTCGACAGCAACGTGGAGATTGCATCTATGGTGGATGCTACTCAGGAGATAATATCATTTTATGAATGTTATGAACATTACAACGACAAGCTCACTCGTGAACAGATCAACAGGTTTGTTAAGGCAAGAGGCTTAGATAAGTGA